In Actinomycetes bacterium, the DNA window CGAACGCCGCCTGGTGCACGCCGCTGCCGGGCACGGCGTACCCGCACCAGCAGTGGGCCCACGGCATCGGCACCGGTATCGCCTTCGCCAGCCTGCTTCTGGCGTGCCTCGCGTGCGCTGTGGCCACCTGGGGGGTCGACGGGCTGCGTGACCTCGCCGTGGTCTGCCTCGTCGCGCTGGGCATCGCCCTGCCGTCGGTGGTCTGGTTCCTGCGCAACGTCGACACGACCTGGCACGGTCTGTCGGAGAAGCTGTTCCTGACCTCGCTGGCGTCGTTCGTGGCCTTCGCAGGGTGGCGGCTGACCTCGATCCCCGCCGGCCGTGAGCCTCAGGAGGAGACGTAGCGCTCGATCGGCCACATCGTGGCGCCGTTGGGTCCGCGCACACTGAGCACGCTCCCGTCGGGGGCGAAGGTGTAGCGCAGGGGTTCGCCCACCGAGCCGTACCCGGGGCCGGTGGTGATCCGCAGGGTGACGTCGTCCTCGACGGCGAGCTCGAAGCAGCCCTCGGTCGGGTCCGACGCCGTCGGGTCGAGCATGAGCAGGGCCCCGTCGAGGCAGACC includes these proteins:
- a CDS encoding DUF998 domain-containing protein, coding for MKVLRALALAGPVLFTLDWILLGWSHPGYHFRRETISALSAHNATGWPTMAAGQVVLAASFVAVAVAGLRALGRRGAPTAALLVLAALGTIQATVFRTICTTTNAAWCTPLPGTAYPHQQWAHGIGTGIAFASLLLACLACAVATWGVDGLRDLAVVCLVALGIALPSVVWFLRNVDTTWHGLSEKLFLTSLASFVAFAGWRLTSIPAGREPQEET